One Vitis vinifera cultivar Pinot Noir 40024 chromosome 8, ASM3070453v1 genomic window carries:
- the LOC100267025 gene encoding large ribosomal subunit protein mL102 (rPPR5): MAYISVTKLHQWKPRLFISGASNPSSLNFIQSFSSVDESISAGDLTSSPIPETPVSGSPSEPGNLTAAEAGEKASPRTPRGKLRNPEKIEDIICRMMANRAWTTRLQNSIRSLVPQFDHSLVWNVLHGSRNSDHALQFFRWVERAGLFRHDRDTHLKIIEILGRASKLNHARCILLDMPKKGVEWDEDLFVLLIDSYGKAGIVQESVKVFQKMKELGVERTIKSYDALFKVILRRGRYMMAKRYFNAMLNEGVMPTCHTYNIMIWGFFLSLKVETANRFFEEMKERRISPDVVTYNTMINGYYRIKKMEEAEKFFVEMKGRNIEPTVISYTTMIKGYVSVGRVDDGLRLFEEMKSFGIKPNAVTYSTLLPGLCDGEKMLEAQNVVKEMVERYIAPKDNSIFMRLITCQCKAGQLDAAADVLKAMIRLSIPTEAGHYGVLIENFCKSGVYDRAVKLLDKLIEKEIILRPQNSLEMESSGYNLIIEYLCNSGQTSKAETLFRQLMKKGVQDPIAFNNLIRGHSKEGAPESAFEILKIMGRREVPREADAYRLLIESFLKKGEPADAKTALDGMIENGHIPDSSLFRSVMESLFEDGRIQTASRVMNNMVEKGVKENMDLVAKILEALLLRGHVEEALGRIDLLMNNGCEPDFDGLLSVLCAKGKTIAALKLLDFGLERDYNISFSSYENVLDALLTAGKTLNAYSILCKIMQKGGATDWSSCKDLIRSLNEEGNTKQADILSRMIKGEEKVHGSKKGKKQASVVS; encoded by the coding sequence ATGGCGTACATTTCCGTAACTAAGCTCCATCAATGGAAACCCAGGCTCTTTATTTCTGGGGCTTCAAACCCATCCTCTCTCAACTTCATCCAGTCATTCTCTTCAGTCGATGAATCGATCTCCGCTGGTGATCTGACCTCGAGCCCAATCCCAGAAACTCCCGTTTCTGGTTCACCATCCGAACCCGGAAACTTAACTGCAGCAGAAGCAGGAGAGAAGGCAAGTCCGAGGACCCCAAGAGGTAAGCTTCGAAACCCAGAAAAAATTGAGGATATAATATGTAGAATGATGGCGAACCGGGCCTGGACGACCCGGTTGCAGAACTCGATTCGATCACTGGTACCTCAATTTGATCACTCGCTTGTTTGGAACGTTTTACACGGTTCCCGGAACTCGGATCACGCTCTGCAGTTCTTCCGGTGGGTGGAGCGGGCAGGCTTGTTCCGGCACGACCGAGACACCCATTTAAAGATCATTGAAATATTGGGTCGAGCTTCAAAGCTCAACCATGCTCGGTGTATCCTATTGGATATGCCAAAGAAGGGGGTTGAATGGGATGAGGACttgtttgttttacttattGATAGTTATGGTAAAGCTGGAATTGTTCAGGAGAGTGTTAAGGTTTTTCAGAAAATGAAGGAATTGGGTGTTGAGAGGACAATCAAATCGTATGATGCTTTGTTTAAGGTGATATTACGGCGGGGACGGTATATGATGGCAAAGAGGTACTTTAACGCAATGTTGAATGAAGGAGTGATGCCAACGTGCCACActtataatattatgatatggggtttctttttgtctttgaaGGTGGAGACCGCAAATAGATTCTTTGAAGAGATGAAGGAGCGGAGGATTTCACCTGATGTGGTTACATACAACACTATGATTAATGGGTATTATCGTATTAAGAAAATGGAGGAGGCAGAGAAGTTTTTCGTGGAGATGAAAGGGAGGAATATAGAACCTACTGTGATTAGTTATACAACAATGATTAAGGGGTATGTTTCAGTGGGGCGAGTTGATGATGGATTGAGACTGTTTGAGGAGATGAAGTCTTTTGGTATCAAGCCAAATGCTGTAACATATTCAACTTTGTTGCCTGGGCTTTGTGATGGAGAGAAAATGCTTGAGGCACAAAATGTGGTGAAGGAGATGGTGGAGAGATACATTGCTCCTAAAGATAATTCAATCTTCATGAGGTTGATAACATGTCAGTGTAAGGCTGGTCAATTGGATGCAGCTGCAGATGTGCTCAAGGCAATGATTCGGTTGAGTATTCCAACAGAGGCTGGACATTATGGTGTTTTAATTGAGAACTTTTGCAAGTCTGGAGTGTATGATCGAGCAGTGAAGTTGTTGGATAAGCTTATTGAGAAGGAAATCATTTTGAGGCCGCAGAATTCTTTGGAGATGGAATCCAGTGGTTATAACCTGATAATTGAGTACCTCTGCAACAGTGGGCAGACATCAAAGGCAGAAACTCTTTTCCGGCAGTTGATGAAAAAAGGTGTTCAGGATCCTATTGCCTTCAATAATTTGATACGTGGGCATTCAAAAGAAGGTGCTCCTGAATCTGCTTTTGAAATTCTAAAGATCATGGGTAGAAGAGAAGTTCCTAGAGAAGCAGATGCCTACCGGTTGCTCATTGAGAGTTTCTTGAAGAAAGGTGAGCCAGCTGATGCTAAAACGGCGTTGGATGGCATGATTGAGAATGGACACATTCCGGATTCATCACTATTCAGGTCTGTGATGGAAAGTTTGTTTGAAGATGGAAGGATTCAAACCGCAAGCCGAGTGATGAATAATATGGTGGAGAAGGGGGTGAAAGAGAACATGGATTTGGTTGCTAAGATCTTGGAAGCTCTCCTCTTGAGAGGTCATGTTGAGGAAGCCCTTGGACGGATTGATTTACTGATGAATAATGGCTGTGAACCTGATTTTGATGGGCTTTTATCTGTTCTCTGTGCAAAAGGGAAGACCATTGCTGCTCTCAAGTTGTTAGATTTTGGTTTGGAGAGAGATTATAATATAAGCTTTTCAAGCTATGAGAATGTGTTGGATGCTCTTTTAACAGCAGGGAAAACCCTTAATGCGTACTCAATATTGTGTAAGATAATGCAGAAGGGAGGAGCTACTGATTGGAGTAGCTGCAAGGATCTCATCAGGAGCCTCAATGAGGAGGGAAACACAAAGCAAGCAGATATTCTTTCAAGGATGATTAAGGGGGAGGAAAAAGTCCATGGGAGCAAGAAAGGAAAGAAGCAAGCTTCAGTAGTCTCCTGA
- the LOC100246501 gene encoding 29 kDa ribonucleoprotein A, chloroplastic produces MASASSLVLPSLSLPKTLAISKPTSVSFFSLPFSCSSLKLHSNSISLSPSSRGFLTLSSRFVRNVAVSSDYEQDEDVLSDEGEPSFSPDLKLFVGNLPFNVDSAGLAGLFEQAGNVEMVEVIYDKITGRSRGFGFVTMSTVEEVEAAAQQFNGYELEGRQLRVNSGPPPARRENSNFRGENSNFRGENTNFRGPRGGANLNSTNRIYVGNLSWGVDDLALETLFSEQGKVTEARVIYDRETGRSRGFGFVTYNSAEEVNRAIESLDGVDLNGRSIRVTMAEARPRRQF; encoded by the exons ATGGCTTCTGCTTCTTCCCTGGTTCTTCCCTCTCTTTCCCTCCCCAAAACCCTTGCCATCTCCAAACCCACTTCGGTCTCCTTCTTCTCCCTTCCCTTTTCCTGCTCTTCGCTTAAGCTTCACTCCAACTCCATTTCACTTTCTCCTTCTTCCAGAGGGTTTCTGACCTTGTCGTCTCGGTTCGTCCGAAACGTTGCCGTTTCTTCCGACTACGAGCAAGACGAGGATGTCTTGAGCGATGAGGGTGAGCCCAGTTTCTCCCCTGATCTCAAACTCTTTGTGGGTAACCTCCCCTTCAACGTCGACAGCGCCGGCCTCGCCGGCTTGTTCGAACAAGCCGGAAATGTTGAGATGGTCGAG GTAATTTATGACAAGATAACTGGTAGAAGTAGAGGGTTTGGGTTTGTTACCATGTCCACTGTTGAGGAAGTGGAAGCAGCTGCTCAACAATTCAATGGCTAT GAACTTGAGGGGAGGCAATTGAGGGTGAATTCCGGACCTCCTCCTGCTCGAAGGGAAAACAGCAATTTCAGAGGGGAAAACAGCAATTTCAGAGGGGAAAACACCAATTTCAGAGGGCCCAGGGGTGGGGCAAATTTGAATTCTACTAACCGGATTTATGTTGGCAACCTTTCATGGGGTGTTGATGATTTAGCCCTTGAGACCTTGTTTAGTGAGCAAGGAAAGGTTACGGAAGCCAGGGTGATTTATGACAGAGAGACTGGTCGATCAAGGGGTTTTGGATTTGTGACTTACAATTCTGCTGAAGAGGTCAACAGAGCAATTGAATCCTTGGATGGCGTT GACTTGAATGGCAGGTCAATTCGTGTAACCATGGCAGAAGCTAGGCCAAGGAGGCAATTTTGA
- the LOC100244894 gene encoding protein CNGC15b: MASGILKSVRFYDDLEIDKPAPSENGSDLELIDEANENQIHESCLKKAGENTFVKPLHERELSRVFSEDYEVVKKKIFDPRGPVKNRWNKIFLVSCLISLFVDPLFFYLPGMKKGMCMDISQSLEIALTVVRSTVDTFYMIQIFVRFRTAYVAPSSRVFGRGELVIDPSKIASRYLHKDFWLDLVAAVPFPQMLIWAVIPNLWTLRTINLRLVLHLIIIFQYLLRLYIIFPLSSQIVKTTGVVTETAWAGAAYNLILYMLASHVVGSCWYLLSTERQEECWRKVCSLQESECNYWFLDCNSLQDPHRAAWFKSSNISTLCDPSGDFFQFGIYADALSSGVASLKFFNKFFYCLWWGMRNLSSLGQNLSTSMCVGEINFAIIIAILGLVLFALLIGNMQTYLQSTTVRLEEWRIRKADTEQWMHHRQLPRELKQSVRRYNQYRWVATSGVDEEAILKSLPLDLRRDIKRHLCLDLVLRVPLFAQMDERMLDVICERLKPGLCTPGTCLVREGDPVSEMLFIVRGHLDSYTTNGGRTGFFNSGRIGPTDFCGEELLTWALDPRPGVILPSSTRTVMALTEVEAFALIADDLKFVASQFRRLHSKQLRHTLRFYSHQWRTWAACFIQAAWFRYKRRREASELKAKESSAASGPDQGIEQKAGLAVYAVKLAASTRRGGSDFDIRPLQKPMEPDFTVDDR, from the exons ATGGCTTCTGGTATTTTAAAATCTGTAAG ATTTTATGATGATCTTGAAATAGACAAACCCGCACCATCTGAGAACGGCAGTGACTTGGAGCTCATCGACGAGGCCAATGAGAATCAAATTCATGAGTCATGCTTGAAGAAGGCTGGGGAGAATACATTTGTAAAGCCCTTGCATGAGAGAGAACTTTCCAGAGTCTTCTCTGAGGACTATGAggtggtgaagaagaagatattcGATCCTAGAGGACCTGTCAAAAACCGATGGAACAAAATTTTCTTGGTATCATGTTTGATATCTCTTTTTGTGGACCCTCTGTTTTTCTACTTACCAGGGATGAAGAAAGGCATGTGCATGGATATAAGTCAATCCCTTGAAATAGCCCTCACAGTCGTTAGGTCAACTGTGGATACATTTTACATGATTCAGATTTTTGTTCGATTTAGAACAGCTTATGTTGCTCCTTCCTCTCGTGTATTTGGAAGGGGAGAGCTGGTTATAGACCCTTCAAAGATCGCTTCAAGATACCTGCATAAAGACTTCTGGCTTGATCTTGTAGCTGCTGTGCCTTTTCCACAG ATGCTGATCTGGGCGGTAATCCCAAATCTATGGACTTTGAGGACAATCAATTTAAGACTGGTTCTTCACCtcattatcatttttcagtacctCCTGAGGCTCTATATCATCTTTCCACTCTCATCTCAAATTGTGAAGACCACAGGGGTGGTGACAGAAACAGCATGGGCAGGAGCAGCCTACAATCTGATTCTCTATATGTTGGCAAGCCAT GTCGTAGGATCCTGTTGGTACCTATTGTCGACAGAGAGGCAGGAAGAGTGTTGGAGAAAAGTTTGTAGTCTTCAAGAGTCAGAATGCAACTATTGGTTTCTTGATTGCAACAGTTTGCAAGACCCTCATAGAGCTGCTTGGTTCAAATCAAGCAACATCTCAACTCTGTGTGACCCAAGTGGTGACTTCTTTCAGTTTGGAATTTATGCTGATGCTCTCTCTTCTGGAGTTGCATCCTTGAAGTTCTTCAACAAATTCTTCTACTGCCTCTGGTGGGGCATGAGAAACCTGAG CTCTTTAGGACAGAATCTTTCGACAAGCATGTGCGTTGGAGAAATAAATTTTGCAATTATTATTGCAATTCTTGGATTGGTGCTTTTCGCCCTGCTTATTGGGAATATGCAG ACATACCTCCAGTCCACAACTGTGAGACTAGAAGAGTGGAGGATCAGGAAGGCTGATACCGAACAATGGATGCATCACAGGCAGCTACCACGTGAATTAAAGCAGAGCGTTCGAAGGTACAATCAGTATAGATGGGTTGCCACCAGCGGAGTTGATGAGGAAGCTATACTTAAAAGTCTCCCATTGGATCTCCGGCGAGACATCAAGCGCCACCTCTGCCTTGACCTAGTTCTAAGA GTGCCACTCTTTGCTCAGATGGATGAGAGGATGCTAGATGTAATATGTGAAAGACTGAAGCCTGGTCTATGTACTCCAGGCACTTGCCTGGTCCGGGAGGGTGACCCTGTCAGTGAGATGCTCTTCATTGTCAGAGGCCACCTAGATTCTTACACTACCAATGGTGGCCGCACCGGGTTCTTCAATTCTGGCCGCATTGGCCCCACTGACTTCTGTGGCGAGGAGCTGCTGACATGGGCACTGGACCCGCGTCCAGGTGTCATTTTACCGTCCTCTACGCGCACAGTTATGGCCCTCACTGAAGTGGAAGCTTTTGCCCTCATTGCTGATGACCTGAAGTTTGTAGCTTCTCAGTTCCGAAGACTGCACAGCAAGCAGCTGAGGCACACTCTCAGGTTTTACTCCCACCAGTGGAGGACATGGGCTGCATGCTTTATACAAGCGGCTTGGTTTCGCTACAAGAGGCGGAGAGAGGCGTCTGAGCTTAAGGCTAAGGAGAGTTCTGCGGCCTCTGGGCCTGACCAGGGAATCGAGCAAAAGGCAGGCTTAGCAGTCTATGCTGTAAAACTTGCAGCCAGCACTAGGAGGGGTGGATCCGATTTTGACATCCGCCCATTGCAAAAGCCGATGGAGCCTGATTTTACAGTAGACGACAGATAA
- the LOC104880084 gene encoding pentatricopeptide repeat-containing protein At4g02750: protein MSIPLRITGIKTVYAIVKFTGRRNTVSLLHPQNGLGAYALFHMRKEDVLMLTKRISDYSLKGEVDYARTIFEEMSHPDTVSWNVMIRGYVENDRIGDARELFDKMPVRSSVSWNTMIMAYAKEGKTHIAMKLFIVMPDKDVVSWTAIITALSRGSHIEDAWRLFKLMPEPSSVSWASIISGFQQNGLAAETLCRFKEMLSVGVQPTSHSFTSALTASADLAMLSLSQQLYSQLLKRGFESNTQIGNSAISMFIKSGSFRNARRVLEDLPQPDIVTWNAMVVGYGQNGYGIEAIMSFHQMQKAKFLPDRVSFLGLLHGCSHCGYVEKGKQYFRSMESNYGISPGPEHYACMVDLLSRAGFLKEAHKLIKEMPFEPTCIFWRTLLNGCRIWGDLELGFYAANRILELDPYNSSACLMVIDIYASAGRWKEVLEMRRQMRKREARKELGCSWIEIKGRIHLFTTRDDTHPEADHIYLTLLLLSCDNAHNAHIVRN from the coding sequence ATGAGCATTCCATTGAGAATTACAGGAATCAAAACTGTGTACGCTATAGTTAAATTCACCGGCAGAAGAAATACAGTGTCTCTTCTGCATCCCCAAAATGGGCTGGGTGCTTATGCATTGTTCCATATGAGGAAGGAAGATGTTTTGATGCTGACAAAACGAATATCCGATTACTCACTGAAGGGGGAGGTTGATTATGCAAgaacaatatttgaagagatgAGTCACCCAGACACTGTTTCTTGGAATGTGATGATAAGAGGGTATGTTGAAAACGATAGGATTGGGGACGCAAGggagttgtttgataaaatgccTGTTAGGAGTTCTGTTTCTTGGAATACCATGATCATGGCTTACGCCAAAGAAGGAAAGACACATATTGCAATGAAACTTTTCATAGTCATGCCAGATAAAGATGTCGTCAGCTGGACAGCGATCATCACTGCATTATCTCGAGGTTCACATATTGAAGATGCGTGGCGCTTGTTTAAGCTGATGCCAGAGCCTAGTTCAGTCTCCTGGGCTTCAATCATTTCAGGTTTTCAACAGAATGGGCTGGCTGCTGAAACTTTGTGTCGTTTTAAAGAAATGTTGTCAGTGGGAGTTCAACCCACTTCACATTCCTTTACTAGTGCTTTAACTGCTTCTGCAGATTTAGCTATGCTTTCATTGAGCCAACAACTCTACTCTCAACTCCTTAAAAGAGGATTTGAGAGCAATACCCAGATTGGGAATTCGGCCATTTCTATGTTCATAAAATCTGGTAGTTTCCGTAATGCAAGACGTGTCCTTGAGGATTTACCCCAACCTGATATTGTTACTTGGAATGCTATGGTTGTGGGTTATGGGCAGAATGGTTATGGTATTGAGGCAATTATGAGTTTCCATCAGATGCAAAAAGCTAAATTCCTTCCAGATAGGGTAAGTTTCCTGGGACTCTTACATGGGTGTAGCCACTGTGGATATGTAGAGAAAGGGAAACAATATTTTCGTAGTATGGAATCGAATTATGGGATCTCGCCAGGACCTGAGCACTATGCCTGCATGGTCGACCTCCTTTCAAGGGCTGGATTTCTCAAAGAAGCACATAAGTTGATAAAGGAAATGCCCTTTGAGCCAACATGCATCTTTTGGAGGACGTTACTCAATGGATGTAGGATTTGGGGTGATTTGGAATTGGGTTTTTATGCGGCTAATCGTATTTTGGAACTTGATCCTTATAATTCAAGTGCGTGCTTAATGGTCATTGACATTTATGCATCAGCTGGTAGATGGAAAGAGGTTTTAGAGATGAGGAGACAGATGAGGAAAAGAGAAGCAAGAAAGGAGTTGGGTTGTAGTTGGATTGAGATAAAGGGGAGGATACATTTATTCACTACTAGGGATGACACTCATCCAGAAGCAGATCATATTTACCTAACACTTCTGTTGTTATCATGTGATAATGCCCACAATGCCCATATTGTCAGAAATTAA